The DNA segment AGTTTGAGTGCGTGCATTTACCAGCTCCTGAACTTGGCGGGCGGGTTGTACAGGCCACCGGACCAGTCCACCAGGTCGGCCACGCTTTTGGCCGCCAGCAGTTCGCGGGTGGCATCGGTGCGGCGGATCCCGAGGTCTTCGGGCAAGGCGATCAGGCCTTCGCGGCGCATGCGCGCGGTGTCCTTGGGGTTGTGGCGCAAGCCGATGACGGTCACCCCGGCGACCGCCGCGATCATCGCCTGGCGCTCTTCCAGGGAGCGCGCCTTGTACAGGTAGGCGATGCCTTCTTCGGTGAGCAAGTGGGTCACGTCGTCGCCGTAAATCATGATCGGCGCCAGGGGCATGCCGCTTTTGCGCGCCACTTCCACCGCGTCGAGGGTGTCGACGAAGGTCGGTTTGCCGCCCTCCTGGAAGGTCTCGACCATTTGCACCACCAGTTTTTTGCCGCGTTCCAGCAAGGCTTCGGGGGCGTCGTCATGGCGCATGTCGAGCCAGGCCGGGGTGCCGTGGCGGCGCCCGCGCGGGTCGTGGCCCATATTCGGCGCGCCACCAAACCCGGCGAGCCGGCCACGGGTCACGGTGGACGAATGACCGTCACCATCCACCTGCAAGGTGGCGCCGATAAACAGGTCCACCGCGTATTGCCCCGCCAGTTGGCAGAACATCCGGTTGGAGCGCAACGAGCCATCGCGACCGGTGAAGAACACATCCGGGCGCGCGGCGATGTAGTTTTCCATGCCCAGTTCGGTGCCGAAGCAATGCACGCTTTCGACCCAGCCACTTTCGATGGCGGGGATCAGCGTCGGGTGCGGGTTGAGGGTCCAGTTGCGGCAGATCTTGCCTTTAAGGCCCAGGGACTCGCCGTAGGTCGGCAGGATCAGTTCAATCGCGGCAGTGTTGAAACCAATGCCATGGTTCAGCGACTGCACATTGTGTTTTTCGTAGATGCCACGGATCGCCATCATCGCCATCAACACATGCACCGGCTTGATATGCCGGGGGTCGCGGGTGAACAGCGGTTCGATATAGAAGGGTTTGTCGGCCACCACCACGAAATCCACCCAACTGGCCGGGATGTCCACACGGGGCAAGTCGCTGACGTCGTCGACCAATTGGTTGACCTGCACGATGACGATGCCATCGCTGAAGGCCGCCGGTTCGATCAGCGCCGGGGTGTCTTCGGTACTGGGGCCGGTGTAGATATTGCCGGCGCGGTCGGCCATAAAGCCGGCGGACAGCACCACGTTGGGGATCAGGTCTACGACCAGTCGCGCATAGAGTTCGATGTAGGTGTGGATCGCGCCGACTTCCAGCAGGCCATCTTCAAGGAGCTGGCTGATGCGCAGGGATTGGGTGCCGGCAAACGAGAAATCGAGTTTGCGTGCGATGCCCTTTTCAAACAGGTCCAGGTGCTCGGAACGCCCGACGCTGGGCATGATCATGTGCAAGTCATGGAGCACGGCCGGGTCGGCCTTGGCCAGGGAGCGCGAGAGAAAGTCAGCCTGCTTCTGGTTATTGCCCTCCAGCACCACCCG comes from the Pseudomonas shahriarae genome and includes:
- the mdcA gene encoding malonate decarboxylase subunit alpha, whose protein sequence is MTTTITPDSRWTRRRDEKRRRLGLVQAFADGAVLPSDRIVEALQALILPGDRVVLEGNNQKQADFLSRSLAKADPAVLHDLHMIMPSVGRSEHLDLFEKGIARKLDFSFAGTQSLRISQLLEDGLLEVGAIHTYIELYARLVVDLIPNVVLSAGFMADRAGNIYTGPSTEDTPALIEPAAFSDGIVIVQVNQLVDDVSDLPRVDIPASWVDFVVVADKPFYIEPLFTRDPRHIKPVHVLMAMMAIRGIYEKHNVQSLNHGIGFNTAAIELILPTYGESLGLKGKICRNWTLNPHPTLIPAIESGWVESVHCFGTELGMENYIAARPDVFFTGRDGSLRSNRMFCQLAGQYAVDLFIGATLQVDGDGHSSTVTRGRLAGFGGAPNMGHDPRGRRHGTPAWLDMRHDDAPEALLERGKKLVVQMVETFQEGGKPTFVDTLDAVEVARKSGMPLAPIMIYGDDVTHLLTEEGIAYLYKARSLEERQAMIAAVAGVTVIGLRHNPKDTARMRREGLIALPEDLGIRRTDATRELLAAKSVADLVDWSGGLYNPPAKFRSW